The Drechmeria coniospora strain ARSEF 6962 chromosome 02, whole genome shotgun sequence genome has a segment encoding these proteins:
- a CDS encoding polyketide synthase has protein sequence MDALRPLVQPITRNLPAPLRNLGVSIIGEHCYQTLLLDVHLDDVECLKLGISKGLGIGIIAASSVVKVPQILKLVHSQSAEGISFLAYLLETSAYLITLAYNVRNGFPFSTFGETVLILGQNVIISVLVLNYTGRSSVAAVLLAVLFGSAAVLFSQSFLDMRTLSFLQAGAGLLGVASKLPQILAIYQQGGTGQLSAFAVFNYLAGSLSRIFTTLQEVDDKLILYGFISGFVLNAVLAMQMVYYWNIPSTQAPGKVRESAVQEKAKGSATSMSTKSPTTRRRG, from the exons ATGGACGCGCTCCGTCCACTCGTTCAGCCGATCACGCGCAACCTCCCGGCGCCGTTGCGCAACCTCGGCGTCTCCATCATCGGCGAGCACTGCTACCAGACGCTGCTTCTGGACGtgcacctcgacgacgtcgagtgCCTCAAGCTGGGCATCAGCAAGggtctcggcatcggcatcatcgccgcctcctccgtcgtcaAGGTGCCCCAGATCCTCAAGCTCGTCCATTCGCagtcggccgagggcatctCTTTCCTCGCCTATCTTCTCGAGACGAGCGCGTACCTCATCACGCTCGCCTACAACGTCCGCAACGGGTTCCCCTTTAGCACCTTTGGCGAGACggtcctcatcctcggccagAACGTCATCatctccgtcctcgtcctcaacTACACGGGGAGGtccagcgtcgccgccgtcctgctgGCCGTGCTGTTCGGaagcgccgccgtccttttCTCCCAGAGCTTCCTGGACATGCGGACGCTGAGCTTCCtgcaggccggcgccggcctcctcggcgtcgcgaGCAAGCTGCCCCAGATCCTAGCCATCTACCAGCAGGGCGGCACGGGCCAGCTGAGCGCCTTTGCG GTCTTCAACTACCTCGCCGGCTCCCTCTCGCGCATCTTCACCACCCTCCAGGAGGTCGACGATAAGCTCATCCTCTACGGCTTCATCTCGGGCTTCGTCCTcaacgccgtcctcgccatgcAGATGGTCTATTACTGGAACATACCCTCCACCCAGGCCCCTGGCAAGGTCCGAGAGTCGGCCGTGCAGGAGAAGGCGAAAGGTTCGGCGacgtccatgtcgacgaaGAGCCCGACCACGCGACGCCGCGGTTAA
- a CDS encoding DNA repair exonuclease rad1, with product MDSSLLEVWQASAGSPFLPVIGKNTQFLVAFVLLLSGLIATGVFALNRSLANLVVIGIPACAAFGVHVQITEDGIRFATDHARVMQGVAFLDKALFTAYSVRLPPSEYGEGSALPNFQMPLESLLEVLQIFGAVDVATRAQKAEQDPYRGNLRNYRPDAFSNQMLGISGTCTLVYSEEGDPFKITIEESGVKTTAGLTTYLPEVPEDIPFDRSDLMFKIIMPSRSLLDSLAEILPTSPERLTITAVKTSPYLTLAGTSDLGSSGVDFARGRDLLEIFTVADRWSQTYRFDFIKNSTEAMRISSKVSLRGDGQGVLSLQFMVDMEGGTRSFLDFRFVPFLKHEDDESAEGEE from the exons ATGGATTCCTCCCTGCTCGAGGTCTGGCAAGCTTCTGCTGGCAGCCCGTTCCTCCCTGTCATCGGGAAGAACACGCAGTTTCTCGTTGCCTTCGTGCTTCTGCTTTCGGGTCTCATCGCTACAGGCGTCTTTGCGCTCA ATCGGTCTCTGGCCAACCTTGTCGTTATCGGCATCCCAGCCTGCGCCGCGTTTGG AGTTCACGTCCAGATCACGGAAGATGGCATTCGTTTCGCGACGGACCATGCACGAGTGATGCAGG gcGTTGCTTTTCTGGACAAGGCACTCTTCACCGCCTACTCGGTTCGACTTCCCCCGAGTGAGTATGGCGAAGGGTCGGCCCTGCCCAACTTTCAAATGCCTCTCGAATCGCTGCTCGAAGTCCTTCAGATattcggtgccgtcgacgtggcgACGCGGGCGCAAAAGGCCGAGCAGGACCCGTACCGTGGCAACCTGCGCAACTATCGTCCCGATGCCTTTAGCAATCAGATGCTGGGCATATCGGGGACCTGCACGCTCGTGTATTCCGAGGAAGGGGATCCGTTCAAGATAACGATTGAAGAGTCTGGCGTGAAAACTACGGCTGGCTTGACGACGTATCTACCCGAGGTGCCTGAGGACATTCCATTTGACCGTTCCGATCTCATGTTCAAGATCATCATGCCGTCCAGGTCTCTGCTGGACTCGCTCGCGGAAATCCTGCCGACGTCACCGGAGAGGCTTACGATCACGGCGGTCAAGACGTCGCCCTATCTGACTCTTGCTGGCACGAGCGACCTCGGTAGCTCCGGCGTGGACTTTGCGCGTGGAAGGGACTTGCTGGAGAtcttcaccgtcgccgaTCGTTGGTCGCAGACGTACCGGTTTGACTTTATCAAGAATTCGACGGAGGCGATGCGCATCTCGAGCAAGGTCAGCCTtcgcggcgacgggcagggAGTGCTGAGCCTTCAGTTCATGGTGGACATGGAAGGTGGTACGAGAAGCTTTTTGGACTTTCGATTCGTTCCCTTTCTGAAGCACGAGGATGATGAGAGCGCCGAGGGGGAGGAATGA
- a CDS encoding putative histone acetyltransferase codes for MDEGKDDTSKRKASEDPSSPSASKRIKHDDSTEPNDDVTQMMKPIPFPEKPAVIEERNGEIEFRVVNNDNERESLIILTGLKCIFQKQLPKMPKDYIARLVYDRTHLSIAIVKKPLEVVGGITYRPFKGRQFAEIVFCAISSDQQVKGYGAHMMSHLKDYVKASSDVMHFLTYADNYAIGYFKKQGFTKEITLDKKVWMGYIKDYEGGTIMQCTMLPRIRYLEVGRMLLKQKECVLAKIRAYSKSHIVHSPPKEWKNGVKALNPLDIPAIRESGWSPDMDELARQPRHGPNYNQLLHLLNDLQNHNSAWPFLVPVNRDDVADYYDVIKEPMDLSTMESKLEADQYATPEDFTRDAKLIFDNCRQYNNENTPYAKSANKLEKYMWQQIKAVPEWSHLEPEK; via the exons ATGGATGAAGGAAAGGATGACA CATCAAAGCGCAAAGCATCCGAGGATCcttcgtcgccttcggcatCGAAACGCATCAAGCATGACGACTCGACCGAACCGAACGATGACGTGACGCAGATGATGAAACCGATCCCCTTTCCGGAAAAG CCTGCTGTGATCGAAGAGCGCAATGGTGAGATCGAGTTCCGCGTCGTCAACAATGACAATGAGCGCGAATCCCTCATCATTCTCACCGGCCTCAAATGCATCTTCCAGAAGCAGCTTCCCAAGATGCCCAAGGACTACATCGCCCGGCTCGTCTACGACCGCACGCATCtttccatcgccatcgtcaagaAACCTCTCGAGGTTGTCGGCGGCATCACATATCGACCGTTCAAGGGTCGCCAGTTCGCCGAGATTGTCTTTTGCGCCATCAGCTCCGATCAGCAAGTCAAAGGGTACGGCGCACACATGATGTCCCATCTGAAGGACTATGTCAAGGCGAGCAGCGATGTGATGCACTTTCTCACCTACGCGGACAACTACGCCATCGGCTATTTTAAGAAGCAGGGGTTCACCAAGGAGATCACCCTGGACAAGAAGGTCTGGATGGGATATATTAAAGATTACGAGGGAGGCACCATCATGCAGTGCACCATGCTGCCTCGCATACGCTACCTCGAGGTCGGGCGCATGCTGCTCAAGCAGAAGGAGTGCGTGCTGGCCAAGATTCGTGCCTATTCCAAGTCGCACATCGTTCACTCGCCGCCCAAGGAGTGGAAGAACGGCGTCAAGGCTCTCAACCCGCTCGACATTCCGGCGATCCGAGAATCAGGCTGGTCGCCGgacatggacgagctcgcccgACAGCCGCGACACGGACCGAATTACAACCAACTCCTGCACCTGCTCAACGACTTGCAGAACCACAACTCGGCGTGGCCCTTTCTCGTTCCCGTCAACAGagacgacgtggccgactACTACGACGTCATCAAGGAGCCCATGGACCTCAGCACCATGGAGTCCAAGCTGGAGGCGGATCAGTACGCGACGCCCGAGGACTTTACTAGAGACGCCAAGCTCATCTTCGACAACTGCCGCCAGTACAACAATGAAAACACGCCATATGCCAAGTCGGCCAACAAGCTGGAAAAGTACATGTGGCAGCAGATCAAGGCCGTTCCCGAGTGGTCACACCTCGAGCCGGAGAAGTAG